In the genome of Chloroherpetonaceae bacterium, one region contains:
- the bcp gene encoding thioredoxin-dependent thiol peroxidase: protein MALLEVGVKAPPFKTIDQDGKPVALEDFKGKKVILYFYPKDDTPGCTKEACGFRDRFAQFKKMNVEILGVSVDDEKKHKKFAEKYNLPFRLLVDTEKKIVQDYGAWGEKSLYGKKYMGTNRVTYLIDEEGRISHVFPKVKPETHAEELLKLLSKK, encoded by the coding sequence ATGGCACTTCTGGAAGTTGGTGTCAAAGCTCCCCCCTTCAAGACGATTGACCAAGACGGCAAGCCTGTTGCACTGGAAGACTTTAAGGGAAAAAAGGTCATTCTTTACTTCTATCCCAAAGACGATACACCAGGCTGCACAAAGGAAGCCTGTGGCTTTCGCGACCGCTTCGCACAGTTCAAAAAAATGAATGTCGAGATTCTGGGCGTCAGTGTTGACGATGAGAAAAAGCACAAGAAGTTCGCAGAAAAGTATAATCTGCCCTTTCGGCTTTTGGTTGATACCGAGAAAAAGATTGTGCAAGATTATGGTGCTTGGGGCGAGAAAAGCCTCTACGGGAAAAAGTATATGGGCACAAACCGCGTGACATATCTCATTGATGAAGAAGGGCGAATTTCGCACGTTTTCCCCAAAGTCAAACCTGAAACACACGCAGAGGAGTTACTAAAGCTTTTATCCAAAAAGTAA
- a CDS encoding quinone oxidoreductase, whose protein sequence is MKAIVVEKYGGAAELQYQEKPIPVPRPHSALVRLYAIGVNYIDIYHRTGLYPQVLPFTPGLEAAGVVEALGEGVSLCKVGDRVAFASAIGSYAEYNVVPEEQLVPLPDSVSFEQAAALMLQGLTAHYLVTSTYAVQPGETVLIHAAAGGVGLLLTQLAKLRGARVIGTVSTEAKAALAREAGADEVIIYTTQDFVAETRRLTEREGVSVVYDSVGADTFEGSLSVLKPRGMLVSFGNASGVVPPVSPLLLSQKGSLFLTRPSLTHYIATRQELLMRARDLFTWLEQGTLRLYISQKLSLCAAKDAHQLLESRRTTGKLLLIPE, encoded by the coding sequence GTGAAAGCAATCGTCGTTGAAAAGTATGGCGGTGCCGCAGAACTGCAGTATCAAGAAAAGCCCATACCAGTTCCCAGACCTCATTCTGCATTAGTTCGCCTCTATGCAATTGGGGTGAACTATATTGACATTTATCACCGCACAGGATTGTATCCACAAGTATTGCCTTTTACGCCTGGGTTGGAAGCAGCTGGCGTTGTTGAAGCACTGGGCGAGGGCGTTAGTTTATGTAAGGTGGGCGACCGAGTTGCGTTTGCAAGTGCAATTGGCTCATATGCTGAATACAACGTAGTGCCTGAAGAACAGCTGGTGCCCTTGCCAGATTCCGTTTCGTTTGAGCAAGCGGCTGCCTTGATGTTACAGGGTCTCACGGCTCATTACCTTGTTACTTCCACTTATGCTGTGCAGCCGGGCGAAACGGTGCTCATTCACGCTGCAGCAGGCGGTGTTGGACTTTTGCTCACGCAGCTTGCCAAGTTGCGCGGTGCGCGGGTTATCGGCACAGTTTCCACCGAAGCCAAAGCTGCATTAGCCCGTGAGGCTGGCGCTGATGAAGTCATCATCTACACGACGCAAGATTTCGTTGCCGAAACGCGTCGCCTGACTGAGCGAGAAGGCGTCAGTGTGGTCTATGACTCGGTTGGTGCTGATACATTTGAGGGTAGCCTGAGTGTGCTAAAACCACGCGGTATGCTAGTCAGTTTTGGCAACGCCAGTGGGGTTGTGCCACCCGTTAGCCCCCTACTTTTGAGCCAAAAAGGCTCGCTTTTTCTAACTCGCCCTTCGCTGACGCACTACATCGCTACACGCCAAGAGTTGCTAATGCGCGCACGCGATCTTTTTACTTGGTTAGAACAAGGCACCCTGCGGCTCTACATTTCACAGAAACTTTCACTTTGCGCAGCCAAAGATGCTCACCAGCTTTTGGAATCACGCCGCACAACGGGCAAGCTCCTGCTTATCCCTGAATAA
- the gap gene encoding type I glyceraldehyde-3-phosphate dehydrogenase, with protein sequence MALKVGINGFGRIGRLVFRVIAEEGHLGKNIDVVAVNDLVPADNLAYLLKYDSTQGRYKGSVHSEKSNPSLAEDDILVVDGYKIKCLAIKDGPAAMPWKELGVDIVVESTGLFTDAEKARGHITAGAKKVIISAPAKGEDITIVMGVNHDKYDATKHVIISNASCTTNCLAPMVHVLLKEGFGIEEGLMTTVHSYTATQKTVDGPSKKDWKGGRSAAINIIPSTTGAAKAVGLAIPEVKGKLTGMSFRVPTPTVSVVDLTVRTTKETSYKEICDAMKRASETYLKGILAYTDEEVVSTDFIHDPHSCIFDAGSGIELNSRFFKLIGWYDNEWGYSHRIVDLINYIAKD encoded by the coding sequence ATGGCGCTTAAAGTTGGCATCAACGGGTTCGGGCGTATCGGGCGCTTGGTTTTTCGTGTCATTGCAGAGGAGGGTCATTTAGGGAAAAATATCGATGTGGTTGCAGTCAATGATTTAGTGCCGGCCGATAATCTTGCCTACCTACTCAAATACGATTCTACACAAGGGCGTTACAAAGGTTCTGTGCACAGCGAAAAATCCAATCCCTCACTGGCGGAAGATGATATACTGGTTGTCGACGGCTACAAAATCAAATGCTTGGCTATCAAAGACGGTCCTGCTGCCATGCCTTGGAAAGAGCTGGGGGTTGATATTGTGGTTGAATCGACAGGACTGTTTACAGACGCAGAAAAAGCACGCGGACACATCACCGCAGGGGCAAAGAAGGTTATTATCTCTGCACCCGCCAAAGGCGAAGATATTACAATTGTAATGGGTGTCAATCATGATAAGTATGATGCCACCAAGCACGTGATTATTTCCAATGCCAGCTGCACCACAAATTGCCTTGCGCCAATGGTGCACGTGCTTCTCAAAGAAGGCTTTGGCATTGAGGAAGGCTTGATGACAACGGTGCACTCTTACACGGCTACACAGAAAACCGTCGACGGTCCTTCCAAGAAAGATTGGAAAGGTGGACGCAGCGCCGCAATCAACATTATCCCCTCAACGACTGGCGCCGCTAAAGCGGTGGGTCTTGCCATTCCTGAGGTGAAGGGCAAGCTAACTGGTATGAGTTTTCGCGTGCCAACACCTACTGTCTCTGTCGTCGACCTTACTGTGCGCACCACAAAAGAGACTTCCTATAAAGAAATCTGCGACGCAATGAAACGCGCCAGTGAAACCTACCTTAAAGGAATTCTGGCTTACACGGATGAAGAAGTGGTTTCAACTGACTTTATCCATGACCCTCATTCCTGCATTTTTGATGCAGGTTCAGGGATTGAACTCAACAGCCGCTTCTTCAAGCTGATTGGCTGGTATGATAATGAATGGGGCTACTCCCACCGTATTGTAGACCTCATTAACTACATCGCAAAGGATTAG
- a CDS encoding pseudouridine synthase, producing MIIAFHKPYGVLSQFTPNGSVHRTLAEFGFPKQVYPIGRLDADSEGLLLLTDERALTERLLNPKYRHRRVYYVQVERVPTPADLEKLSQGVVIAGYRTQPCSAYFLDPEPDFPPRVPPIRFRKSVPTCWIALELFEGKNRQVRKMTAAIGFPTLRLIRTQIGRFELGKLPAGEWKILSASERQRLFET from the coding sequence ATGATTATTGCCTTTCACAAACCATATGGAGTGCTCTCTCAATTTACGCCAAATGGGTCAGTGCATCGGACGCTAGCGGAATTTGGGTTTCCAAAGCAGGTTTACCCGATTGGACGGCTAGATGCAGATTCGGAAGGTTTGCTCTTGCTGACCGATGAACGCGCGCTAACTGAACGCTTGCTGAATCCGAAATATCGGCACCGCCGGGTCTATTATGTGCAGGTTGAGCGGGTGCCCACACCAGCCGATTTGGAAAAGCTATCACAAGGTGTAGTGATTGCAGGATACCGCACGCAGCCGTGCTCTGCCTACTTTTTAGACCCTGAGCCTGACTTTCCGCCACGTGTGCCGCCGATTCGTTTTCGAAAAAGCGTGCCAACATGCTGGATTGCCCTCGAGCTCTTCGAGGGAAAGAATCGGCAGGTGCGTAAGATGACTGCTGCAATTGGTTTCCCCACACTGCGCTTAATTCGCACGCAAATTGGTCGCTTCGAGCTGGGTAAATTGCCTGCTGGGGAGTGGAAGATTCTTTCTGCATCTGAACGCCAGAGGCTCTTCGAGACTTAG